TCTCTTATAGGCGGATTTCACCTTTTCAGGGCTGATGAATCACAGACATCGCAGGTGGCGGATTATCTTCAGCGGAAAAACATATCCAACCTGCTGACAGGGCACTGCACCGGGATTGACGCATTCATGACAATTAAAAACACGCTGGGAAGCAGTGTGAATATGACCAAGGCAGGTCTGAAACGCCTTGTTTAGCTCCCCTTCACGCTTGATTTGATGTAGCCGACAACGTACTGAATATCGCTGGCAGATGCACCCAGCCTCTCACAGCAAGCTTCCGCATAGGTGTGATAATCCAGCACCATCTCAGCAAGGTCGCCCACTATTTTTGCTTTTGAGGCGAAAAAAGTAGGTCTGGAGGCTATCTCCATAACAGAATCCGCAATGTGATCCGGCAGGTCAAGCTCGTTCTGAGCTTTTATAACGGCTGATTTCAATCTCTCAAAAACATCGTTCTGTTCCATACTCTCACCGCAGCACTGCATAAAAACCCCGCACAAAACTAACGCATCAGAAAGGCGCTTATAGCTCACATTATAGCACAGTGTTCTCTTATTGCAAGAAGGCTGTTGTAAAGAAAGGCAAAGGGAGTCTAGATTGTAAAAATAACCTTAATCAAACCCGCTCCGAAGACTATACTGCCTATGAACGGGCTGTGCTCAAAGCCGAGGAATACTATAAAAAATCCCGTTATCATTGTGAGAATGCCGTATGCGAGGGGACGGTAATATATCCGTGAGCGTTCCCTTATGTAGTCTATGCTCTCACGCGAAAGCTTTATTTCCAGAGAATCATCGCTCATGCTGTTGATGATTTTCCTGATCTTCCTGTAGGTCATGGGGATTTCCATAACCTCGCCCTTGATCTGATCAAACATCCTTCCATCA
The window above is part of the Geovibrio ferrireducens genome. Proteins encoded here:
- a CDS encoding GSU3529 family protein, which encodes MEQNDVFERLKSAVIKAQNELDLPDHIADSVMEIASRPTFFASKAKIVGDLAEMVLDYHTYAEACCERLGASASDIQYVVGYIKSSVKGS